In Streptomyces sp. P3, one DNA window encodes the following:
- a CDS encoding ABC transporter ATP-binding protein, whose product MRIDVEDLHIAYDGRTVVAGAHLIATEGEITGLVGPNGSGKSSLLRTVYRHLKPAAGRVLLDGTDLRELSPVQAARRVAALPQERGGDFELTVREVVAMGRTPYKRAFAGEDATDRDVVAKALADAGMADHTGRRFTELSGGERQRVLLARAFAQQTDVLVLDEPTNHLDIRHQVELLALLRAQSRTTLVSLHDLNAAASVCDRLHVLHEGSVVASGPPREVLVPALLAEVFGVHAAVVEHPLTGDPLIAFDHRAPADGPVLPRSGPTAAQVGS is encoded by the coding sequence TTGAGAATCGACGTCGAGGACCTGCACATCGCCTACGACGGCCGTACGGTCGTGGCCGGCGCGCACCTCATCGCCACCGAAGGCGAGATCACCGGCCTGGTCGGACCGAACGGCAGCGGCAAGTCCTCGCTCCTGCGGACCGTCTACCGCCACCTGAAACCCGCCGCCGGGCGCGTCCTGCTCGACGGCACCGACCTGCGAGAGCTGAGCCCCGTCCAGGCGGCCCGGCGGGTGGCCGCGCTCCCGCAGGAGCGGGGCGGCGACTTCGAGCTGACCGTGCGCGAGGTCGTCGCCATGGGACGTACCCCGTACAAGCGGGCCTTCGCCGGGGAGGACGCCACCGACCGGGACGTCGTCGCGAAGGCGCTCGCCGACGCCGGCATGGCGGACCACACCGGACGCCGCTTCACGGAGCTGTCCGGCGGCGAACGCCAACGCGTCCTGCTGGCCCGTGCCTTCGCCCAGCAGACGGACGTCCTGGTCCTGGACGAGCCCACCAACCACCTGGACATCCGCCACCAGGTGGAACTGCTCGCCCTGCTGCGTGCCCAGAGCCGTACGACGCTGGTGTCGCTGCACGACCTCAACGCCGCCGCTTCCGTGTGCGACCGGCTGCATGTCCTGCACGAGGGAAGCGTGGTCGCGTCCGGCCCGCCCCGCGAGGTGCTCGTCCCCGCCCTGCTGGCCGAGGTGTTCGGCGTACACGCGGCCGTGGTGGAACATCCGCTGACCGGCGATCCCCTGATCGCCTTCGACCACCGGGCCCCGGCGGACGGACCGGTCCTCCCGAGAAGCGGCCCCACCGCAGCACAAGTCGGCTCGTGA
- a CDS encoding MFS transporter, whose amino-acid sequence MTDHGSGSQRPGHIPAVEDRWLLVAVAGLLSFVAMLDMNIVNVALADISEGLHVSAATAQWVVLGYQLPVVALLLPVGRWLDAMGLRPALLAATGGFTLCSALAAASPWAPWLIAARIGQGACGAVLFVLMPVLAMRAVRPQARGRAMSVPATLGPLGAVTGPAVGGLLLDQLGWRSVFLVKIPFCLLALAVAWKAMPRDGRLRRPDRRSSGDMALVATGVTVLLLSLTLASDASACLLLALAAVPPLWWWLRGPGGRPVAGVLREARLLRAHGAVLALAAGFAAMHYVVALHLQRDDGVSATRTGLTVLAFPLGMGLAGPLGGRLADRYRPQPVAVAGAVLTSVGLLLLVPLGDTWSPPDVAWRLALAGIGMGLVGGPTQALIMGAAPPDRAATVGSAVQLARSLGFTLGPALATATWASAGADGGVRASLALAAGAACLAVPLLALPGRRPTPIPEKTTDAATAAPH is encoded by the coding sequence GTGACGGACCACGGTTCCGGTTCGCAGCGGCCCGGTCACATACCCGCGGTCGAGGACCGCTGGCTCCTGGTGGCTGTGGCGGGCCTGCTGTCGTTCGTGGCGATGCTCGACATGAACATCGTCAACGTGGCGCTCGCCGATATCTCCGAGGGGCTGCACGTCTCGGCCGCGACCGCCCAGTGGGTGGTGCTGGGCTACCAACTTCCGGTCGTCGCCTTGCTGTTGCCCGTCGGCCGGTGGCTGGACGCTATGGGTCTGCGTCCCGCGCTGCTGGCCGCGACCGGCGGCTTCACGCTGTGCAGTGCCCTGGCCGCCGCCTCCCCGTGGGCGCCCTGGCTGATCGCCGCCCGGATCGGGCAGGGCGCGTGTGGTGCGGTGCTGTTCGTGCTGATGCCGGTGCTGGCGATGCGCGCCGTACGGCCTCAGGCGCGCGGCCGGGCGATGAGCGTGCCCGCGACGCTCGGCCCGCTGGGCGCGGTGACGGGTCCGGCGGTGGGCGGGCTGCTGCTGGACCAGCTGGGCTGGCGCTCGGTCTTCCTGGTGAAGATCCCGTTCTGTCTGCTGGCGCTGGCCGTGGCCTGGAAGGCGATGCCTCGTGACGGCCGCCTGCGCCGGCCCGACCGGCGGTCTTCGGGCGACATGGCGCTGGTCGCCACCGGCGTGACGGTTCTGCTGCTGTCTCTGACCCTGGCCTCCGACGCCTCCGCATGCCTGTTGCTCGCGCTCGCCGCCGTACCGCCGCTGTGGTGGTGGCTGCGCGGACCGGGGGGTCGTCCGGTGGCCGGCGTGCTGCGGGAGGCGCGGCTGCTGCGGGCGCACGGCGCGGTGCTGGCGCTGGCGGCCGGGTTCGCCGCCATGCACTACGTCGTCGCCCTGCACCTTCAGCGCGACGACGGCGTCAGCGCCACCAGGACCGGGCTGACCGTGCTCGCCTTCCCGCTCGGCATGGGGTTGGCCGGGCCACTCGGCGGACGACTGGCCGACCGGTACCGTCCGCAGCCCGTCGCGGTGGCAGGCGCCGTGCTCACCTCCGTCGGACTGCTCCTGCTGGTCCCCCTCGGCGACACCTGGTCGCCGCCCGACGTGGCCTGGCGCCTCGCACTGGCCGGGATCGGCATGGGCCTGGTCGGCGGTCCCACCCAGGCCCTGATCATGGGCGCCGCCCCACCGGACCGGGCCGCCACCGTCGGCTCGGCCGTACAACTCGCCCGCAGCCTCGGCTTCACGCTCGGCCCGGCCCTGGCCACCGCCACGTGGGCGTCGGCCGGGGCGGACGGCGGCGTACGGGCCTCCCTGGCGCTCGCCGCTGGGGCCGCCTGCCTTGCCGTGCCCCTGCTGGCCCTGCCCGGCCGACGGCCGACCCCCATCCCCGAGAAGACCACCGACGCGGCGACTGCCGCCCCTCACTGA
- a CDS encoding iron ABC transporter permease — translation MLAGPLAAVLAVALLAALTAAVSWGSTSIPPGEVWGVVGRRLSGEAPRAGTDDLIVWQLRVPRALLAALVGAGLGLVGTAMQALVRNPLADPYFLGVSNGASLGAVAAIVLGVGTGGALGLGLSGAAFAGALATFALVWTVARRRGGFAPLRLVLAGVAIGQFLSGFTSYLVLQAGDEQQTHSVLFWLMGSLSGASWQLLAVPAVAVPATLLWLQARARALNALLMGDETAAGLGVDATRLRRELFTATSLLTGVLVAVSGAIAFVALMVPHACRLVVGGDHRRLLPVSALFGALLLVVVDIVCRTAMDTQELPVGVVTSLIGAPTLLYLLDRRLGSRS, via the coding sequence GTGCTCGCCGGCCCCTTGGCCGCGGTCCTCGCCGTGGCGCTGCTCGCCGCTCTCACTGCGGCGGTCTCCTGGGGCTCGACGTCCATTCCGCCGGGTGAGGTGTGGGGCGTGGTGGGGCGGCGGCTCTCCGGAGAGGCGCCCCGGGCGGGCACGGATGACCTCATCGTCTGGCAACTGCGCGTCCCCCGAGCCCTGCTCGCCGCTCTCGTCGGTGCCGGGCTCGGCCTCGTCGGTACGGCGATGCAGGCTCTCGTGCGCAACCCGCTGGCCGACCCCTACTTCCTGGGTGTCTCCAACGGCGCCTCCCTCGGGGCGGTCGCGGCGATCGTGCTCGGCGTCGGGACGGGCGGGGCGCTGGGGCTCGGCCTGTCGGGCGCGGCGTTCGCCGGGGCGCTGGCGACGTTCGCGCTGGTGTGGACGGTGGCCCGGCGCCGTGGCGGCTTCGCCCCACTGCGGCTGGTGCTGGCCGGGGTGGCGATCGGCCAGTTCCTGTCCGGCTTCACCAGTTATCTCGTTCTCCAGGCCGGCGACGAGCAGCAGACGCACAGCGTGCTGTTCTGGCTCATGGGCAGTCTGAGCGGGGCGAGTTGGCAGCTGCTCGCCGTACCCGCCGTCGCCGTACCCGCCACCCTGCTGTGGCTCCAGGCGCGCGCCCGGGCGCTCAACGCCCTGCTCATGGGCGACGAGACGGCGGCCGGGCTCGGCGTCGACGCCACCCGGCTGCGCCGTGAGCTGTTCACCGCGACCAGCCTGCTGACCGGCGTCCTGGTCGCGGTGTCCGGCGCCATCGCCTTCGTCGCACTGATGGTGCCGCACGCCTGCCGCCTGGTCGTCGGCGGCGACCACCGGCGACTGCTGCCGGTCTCGGCGCTGTTCGGGGCGCTGCTGCTGGTGGTGGTCGACATCGTGTGCCGTACCGCCATGGACACGCAGGAGTTGCCGGTCGGGGTCGTCACCTCGCTGATCGGCGCACCGACGCTGCTGTATCTGCTGGACCGGCGCCTGGGAAGCCGAAGTTGA